A window of Christiangramia forsetii KT0803 contains these coding sequences:
- a CDS encoding 2Fe-2S iron-sulfur cluster-binding protein: MNDLEKWRENLDSHDLTKDEEFIFDQIGLNGTNRRKFLKQMSAASLSIWASSYFTSELFAKTMKDLPENPEVLWNEIKVNLRVNNTVKPLTIDSRTTLLDALRERLALTGTKKGCDHGQCGACTILIDGKRKLSCLTLAATCEEKEITTVEGLANGSELHPLQQAFLKHDGFQCGYCTPGQICSSVALLEEAKNGEASYVTEDFKSVKNNLKLSEEEIRERMSGNICRCGAYNNIVQAFKEVHSGDDEMPTWEFATKEQMEKAKNA; the protein is encoded by the coding sequence ATGAATGATCTTGAAAAATGGAGAGAGAATTTAGATTCCCATGATCTAACCAAAGATGAGGAATTTATCTTCGACCAAATTGGTTTAAATGGTACAAACAGAAGAAAGTTTTTAAAACAAATGTCTGCTGCTAGTTTAAGTATATGGGCATCATCCTATTTTACTTCAGAACTTTTTGCGAAGACAATGAAAGACCTTCCCGAAAATCCTGAGGTTTTATGGAATGAGATTAAGGTAAATCTTCGTGTGAATAATACAGTAAAGCCATTGACGATCGATTCTAGAACCACCTTACTCGATGCTTTAAGAGAACGTCTTGCGCTTACTGGTACTAAAAAAGGCTGTGATCATGGTCAATGTGGGGCCTGTACCATACTGATAGATGGGAAGCGGAAATTATCCTGCTTAACCCTCGCAGCTACCTGCGAAGAAAAAGAGATCACTACTGTAGAAGGACTGGCAAACGGAAGCGAACTACATCCATTGCAACAAGCATTTCTGAAACATGATGGTTTCCAGTGTGGTTATTGTACTCCTGGGCAGATTTGTTCTTCTGTTGCTCTCTTAGAAGAAGCCAAAAATGGGGAAGCTAGTTATGTTACAGAAGATTTTAAGTCGGTAAAAAATAATTTAAAGCTTTCAGAAGAAGAGATTCGAGAAAGAATGTCTGGAAATATCTGTCGTTGCGGTGCTTACAATAATATCGTTCAGGCTTTCAAGGAAGTTCATTCTGGGGATGATGAGATGCCAACCTGGGAGTTTGCTACGAAAGAGCAAATGGAAAAAGCTAAAAATGCCTAG
- a CDS encoding FAD binding domain-containing protein produces the protein MRPFTYTDVENKDQALNAYTETSHYLGGGTNLVDLMKEDVERPDQLIDLQKLDYKKITSNENGGLTLGSLLSNSETANHPEIRKKYPLLSMAMLSAATAQIRNMATNGGNLLQSTRCPYFYETSMPCNKREPGSGCGALDGMNGLHAIFGYSDKCIAVNPSDMNVALAAIGAEVEVFKPNGDSRMIPFSDFHRLPGDQPQKDNNLEPGELITAIHLSDPVFSDHYYYLKIRERSSYAFALISVAVGLQIKGGTITKTGLAMGGVAHKPWKLTKAEEFLAGKAATLTNFEKAADLAMREAKPFEDNKYKVEMGKKAIVRALSQAFERKI, from the coding sequence ATGAGACCATTTACATATACAGACGTTGAAAATAAAGACCAGGCTTTAAACGCATATACAGAAACCTCGCATTATCTTGGTGGAGGTACCAATTTGGTAGACCTTATGAAGGAAGATGTCGAAAGACCAGACCAGCTGATAGATCTGCAAAAACTCGATTATAAAAAAATAACTTCAAACGAAAATGGCGGACTCACCTTAGGTTCCTTACTAAGTAATTCTGAGACCGCTAATCATCCGGAAATCAGAAAGAAATATCCTTTGCTTTCTATGGCAATGCTTTCCGCTGCTACGGCACAAATAAGGAACATGGCTACTAATGGAGGCAACCTATTGCAAAGTACCCGATGTCCCTATTTTTATGAAACATCAATGCCCTGTAATAAACGGGAACCAGGATCTGGATGTGGAGCACTAGATGGGATGAATGGATTACATGCGATTTTTGGTTATAGTGATAAATGTATCGCCGTGAATCCTTCAGATATGAATGTAGCATTGGCAGCAATAGGGGCAGAGGTTGAAGTTTTTAAGCCTAACGGTGATTCCAGGATGATACCGTTTTCAGATTTCCATAGGTTACCAGGGGATCAGCCTCAGAAGGATAACAATCTGGAGCCCGGGGAATTGATCACCGCTATACATCTTTCTGATCCGGTATTTTCAGACCACTATTATTATCTCAAAATTCGTGAACGTTCAAGTTATGCTTTTGCGTTGATTTCAGTTGCGGTAGGTTTACAGATCAAAGGAGGAACGATTACGAAAACAGGCCTTGCCATGGGTGGTGTAGCTCATAAGCCCTGGAAATTGACCAAAGCTGAGGAATTTTTGGCGGGAAAAGCGGCTACCCTCACAAACTTTGAAAAAGCAGCTGATCTGGCTATGCGGGAGGCAAAACCATTTGAAGATAATAAGTATAAAGTTGAGATGGGCAAAAAGGCGATAGTCAGAGCACTATCTCAAGCTTTTGAAAGAAAAATTTAA
- a CDS encoding xanthine dehydrogenase family protein molybdopterin-binding subunit: MKTLNETGVGKAIDRVEGHLKVTGMAKYASEFPVENKVYGQGINSTIAKGEILSIDTSEAENLPGVLKVITYKNAEKLKTFEEEMPPLWPDVIAPVLQTNKVHYYGEYVGFVVAETFEIAQHAARLVKFEYKKDHDAAINFEENKSKAYKPTESSDYSRGNIEQGMSEADVKVEETYTTAMEHHHPMELHAVIASWDNGKLTAYSSQQMIDANVTALANTFQIPKENVRIIAAFVGGGFGSKLNIERHVVMASMASQMVRKPVQATVTRQQMFTNTGFRQFNEQKMRIGAKKDGKLTALSHDTISHTSTTQQYQESCGFVSKMLYNVANNSIKHRLIPMNLQTPFAMRAPGEATGSFALECAMDEMAYKLNMDPIEFRVKNDTQTDLSENKPFSSRLFVECLRIGAEKFGWENRKKEPRTNTNGNWLIGHGVSAASRKAPYQKTSAKVIIELAGGEPTATIKMDATDIGTGSYTIIAQTVSEYLGIRVEQVNVEIGDSEFPKTPGSGGSWGAASYCNGARAACENVISELKNKLNLAETEEVSIGDLLKRNDLTKYEATGTAEPSEEFKKHSVFSFGANFTEVWVDKDTGMWKIKRMVNVGSAGKILNPKTAYGQIIGGLTMGAGMVIAEQSKIEPNFGNFITRTLADYHVPVNLDMANIDVIFLPEDDKIANKMGVKGIGELGITSVAASIANAIFNATGKRMRSLPITPEKLIEAPIEKQIET, translated from the coding sequence ATGAAGACTTTAAATGAAACTGGAGTAGGTAAAGCTATTGATAGGGTAGAAGGTCATCTAAAGGTTACGGGGATGGCCAAATATGCTTCAGAATTCCCTGTAGAAAATAAGGTTTATGGGCAGGGGATCAATAGTACAATTGCTAAAGGCGAAATTCTGTCTATAGATACTTCTGAAGCTGAAAATCTACCAGGTGTTCTTAAGGTCATAACCTATAAGAATGCAGAAAAATTAAAAACTTTTGAAGAAGAAATGCCGCCGCTTTGGCCCGATGTTATTGCACCGGTTTTACAGACTAATAAAGTACATTATTATGGAGAATATGTTGGCTTCGTAGTAGCTGAAACTTTTGAGATTGCTCAACATGCTGCCAGGCTTGTTAAATTTGAATATAAGAAGGATCATGATGCTGCCATTAATTTTGAAGAAAACAAATCGAAGGCATATAAGCCAACGGAGTCTTCAGATTATTCCAGGGGAAATATAGAGCAGGGAATGAGCGAGGCAGATGTTAAAGTTGAAGAAACTTATACAACAGCAATGGAACATCACCATCCCATGGAACTTCATGCTGTAATTGCTTCCTGGGATAATGGAAAATTAACAGCTTATTCTAGTCAGCAAATGATTGATGCTAATGTTACGGCTTTAGCAAATACTTTTCAAATTCCCAAAGAGAACGTAAGAATTATTGCCGCTTTTGTAGGAGGAGGGTTTGGCTCAAAGTTAAATATTGAACGGCATGTCGTCATGGCTTCAATGGCCTCACAAATGGTTAGAAAACCGGTTCAAGCAACGGTGACGAGGCAACAGATGTTTACTAATACCGGGTTTCGTCAATTTAACGAGCAAAAAATGCGTATAGGCGCAAAAAAAGACGGAAAATTGACGGCTCTTTCTCATGATACGATCTCTCATACGAGTACCACTCAGCAGTATCAGGAATCTTGTGGATTCGTTTCAAAAATGTTATATAATGTGGCAAATAATTCGATTAAGCATCGGTTGATTCCTATGAACCTGCAAACCCCTTTTGCGATGAGGGCCCCTGGTGAGGCTACAGGCAGTTTTGCGCTCGAATGCGCTATGGATGAGATGGCCTATAAATTGAATATGGATCCAATCGAATTCAGGGTGAAAAATGATACTCAAACGGATCTAAGCGAAAACAAGCCTTTTTCATCGAGACTATTTGTAGAATGTTTAAGGATTGGGGCTGAAAAATTTGGTTGGGAAAATCGAAAAAAGGAACCTCGCACCAATACGAATGGAAACTGGTTGATAGGACATGGGGTAAGTGCAGCTTCAAGAAAGGCACCATATCAAAAGACGTCTGCTAAAGTTATTATAGAACTAGCTGGCGGAGAGCCTACTGCAACCATAAAAATGGATGCGACAGATATTGGTACCGGATCGTATACAATCATTGCACAAACTGTTTCTGAATATCTGGGCATACGGGTAGAGCAGGTAAATGTTGAGATAGGAGATTCAGAATTTCCCAAAACACCCGGCTCCGGTGGCTCCTGGGGTGCCGCTTCTTATTGCAACGGAGCCAGGGCTGCATGTGAAAATGTAATTTCTGAATTAAAAAATAAATTAAACCTTGCAGAAACTGAAGAAGTCTCAATTGGAGATCTTTTGAAAAGAAATGATCTTACAAAATATGAGGCTACCGGAACTGCAGAACCATCAGAGGAATTTAAAAAACATTCGGTGTTTTCCTTTGGAGCAAATTTTACAGAAGTGTGGGTAGATAAGGATACTGGAATGTGGAAAATCAAAAGAATGGTGAATGTAGGTTCAGCTGGAAAAATTTTAAATCCTAAAACGGCATACGGGCAAATTATTGGGGGCTTAACTATGGGTGCAGGCATGGTAATAGCAGAACAGTCTAAAATAGAACCTAATTTTGGTAACTTCATTACCCGTACTTTAGCAGATTACCATGTACCGGTCAATCTGGATATGGCAAATATCGATGTCATCTTTTTACCAGAAGATGATAAGATTGCTAATAAAATGGGCGTAAAAGGAATTGGTGAATTGGGAATTACCAGTGTAGCTGCCTCTATAGCCAATGCTATTTTTAACGCTACAGGAAAAAGAATGAGATCACTTCCAATAACTCCGGAAAAGCTAATAGAAGCACCGATAGAAAAACAAATAGAAACATAG
- a CDS encoding (2Fe-2S)-binding protein, translating to MATFNITINGKEKTIEADPSTPLLWILRDHLKLVGTKYGCGISQCGACTVHFNGSAVRSCQLPISSAADNEITTIEGLSENGDHPVQQAWLEIDVPQCGYCQAGQIMSASALLKRNPSPSDREIENAMDGNICRCGTYTRIKAAIKKASNTEIV from the coding sequence ATGGCGACATTCAACATTACAATCAACGGGAAGGAAAAGACTATAGAAGCAGATCCATCAACTCCATTGCTTTGGATTTTAAGAGATCATTTAAAATTGGTGGGCACTAAATATGGCTGCGGAATTTCGCAATGTGGGGCCTGTACTGTTCATTTTAATGGTTCTGCAGTAAGATCGTGTCAACTTCCAATTTCTTCGGCGGCCGATAATGAGATCACTACTATCGAAGGTTTATCGGAAAATGGAGACCATCCGGTACAGCAGGCCTGGTTGGAAATAGATGTGCCTCAATGTGGGTATTGCCAGGCAGGACAGATCATGTCTGCGTCAGCATTGTTGAAACGTAATCCAAGCCCTAGTGACAGGGAAATTGAGAACGCCATGGATGGTAATATTTGCCGCTGTGGAACCTATACTAGAATTAAAGCCGCCATTAAGAAAGCCTCAAATACTGAAATTGTATAA
- a CDS encoding xanthine dehydrogenase family protein molybdopterin-binding subunit, translating into MPDEWFELNGYLKIGDNGIVTIYSPNPEIGQNVKTSMPMIVAEELDVDWNNVVVEQAPLNTEVFTRQLAGGSQSIRQGWESLRTAGATARKMLLIAAAKQWEVPVSELSVENGVIKHKGSDKTIGYGDIAKAAAQVEVPEEIELKDNDNFKIIGTSRKNVDAKKIVTGQPLYGLDTYKDGMLIAMIVQPPAFGMEFKTMDAEKVKEMPGIKDIFTIDTYPEDMEKEWSDVAAFSKLVVLVGETTWQVMQAKKALKVEWDLNPELTKEIEILEKSAGMDDASGLESTDIHATLMADVGSKQSEVVRKDGDPEKAFKNAARVIERSYTCPFLAHNCMEPMNFFADVSGGKAELLGPIQTPEYAEKSINKRLGLELEDIDVQMTRMGGGFGRRLYGHFLVEAAVISEKMGKPIKLVYSREDDMTNGVYRPAYHVTYRAALDANNKLTAFHINAGGIPESPLFANRFPAGAIDNYLAESWTLNSNISIGAFRAPRSNFIAGAEQSFLDELAEEMGKDPIQFRLEMLDRAKKDPVGEENDYDAARYAGVLELARDKSGWDKGNSSLSRGVSAYYCHNSYVAQILDMSVEGNEPLIDKVTCAVDCGIVVNPDAAKNMVEGGTIDGIGHALYSEMAFKDGKPQQSNFDTYKLIRHKQAPKSIEVYFVDNGIDPTGLGEPPFPPIQGALANALYKATGKRFYKQPFINELQTIESELKT; encoded by the coding sequence ATGCCAGATGAATGGTTTGAGCTAAACGGATATTTGAAAATAGGAGATAATGGAATTGTCACTATTTATTCTCCAAATCCGGAAATCGGTCAGAACGTGAAAACTTCCATGCCTATGATCGTAGCCGAAGAACTGGATGTAGACTGGAATAATGTGGTTGTGGAGCAAGCTCCACTTAATACCGAAGTTTTTACAAGGCAATTGGCAGGTGGGAGTCAGTCTATTCGCCAGGGATGGGAATCACTAAGAACCGCCGGGGCAACCGCAAGAAAAATGCTATTAATTGCTGCGGCAAAACAATGGGAAGTTCCTGTTTCAGAGCTTTCCGTAGAAAACGGAGTGATAAAGCATAAAGGCAGCGATAAAACTATTGGATATGGAGATATTGCTAAAGCTGCCGCCCAGGTAGAGGTGCCCGAAGAGATTGAATTAAAGGATAATGATAATTTTAAAATAATTGGTACCTCTCGCAAAAATGTGGATGCGAAAAAGATAGTTACCGGCCAGCCATTATATGGATTGGATACTTATAAAGACGGAATGCTTATCGCCATGATCGTGCAGCCACCTGCCTTTGGAATGGAGTTCAAAACTATGGATGCTGAGAAGGTGAAAGAAATGCCAGGAATAAAAGATATTTTCACCATAGATACCTACCCGGAAGACATGGAGAAGGAATGGAGCGATGTAGCCGCTTTTTCCAAATTGGTAGTTTTAGTTGGAGAAACTACCTGGCAGGTCATGCAGGCAAAAAAGGCCTTAAAAGTAGAATGGGATTTAAACCCTGAGCTCACAAAGGAAATTGAAATTCTCGAGAAGTCGGCGGGAATGGATGATGCAAGCGGATTAGAGAGTACCGATATTCATGCCACTTTAATGGCCGATGTAGGTTCTAAACAATCTGAAGTAGTAAGAAAAGATGGGGATCCAGAAAAAGCTTTTAAAAATGCAGCGCGAGTAATTGAACGTTCGTATACCTGTCCTTTTCTGGCGCATAACTGTATGGAGCCTATGAACTTCTTTGCTGATGTTAGTGGAGGGAAGGCAGAATTATTAGGACCAATTCAGACCCCAGAATATGCTGAAAAAAGCATTAATAAACGATTGGGTTTAGAACTTGAAGATATTGATGTTCAAATGACTCGAATGGGGGGCGGATTTGGTCGTAGACTTTATGGTCACTTTTTAGTAGAAGCAGCAGTGATTTCAGAAAAAATGGGTAAGCCTATTAAATTGGTGTACTCTCGTGAAGATGATATGACCAACGGAGTATACCGTCCGGCCTATCATGTAACTTATCGTGCTGCTCTTGACGCAAATAATAAGCTTACAGCTTTTCATATAAATGCGGGAGGTATTCCTGAGAGTCCATTATTTGCCAATCGTTTTCCGGCAGGTGCGATAGATAATTATTTAGCAGAAAGCTGGACATTGAATTCCAATATATCTATAGGAGCGTTTAGAGCGCCACGTTCAAATTTTATTGCGGGTGCAGAACAGTCATTTTTAGATGAACTGGCTGAAGAAATGGGCAAAGATCCTATTCAATTTAGATTGGAGATGCTGGATCGGGCAAAGAAAGATCCTGTAGGGGAAGAAAACGATTACGATGCTGCAAGATATGCCGGAGTTTTGGAACTTGCTCGGGATAAGTCAGGCTGGGATAAAGGAAATTCATCATTGAGTCGTGGAGTTTCAGCCTATTACTGTCACAATTCTTACGTTGCCCAAATCCTTGATATGTCAGTAGAAGGAAATGAGCCTCTAATAGATAAAGTCACCTGTGCGGTTGACTGTGGAATTGTAGTGAATCCCGATGCCGCCAAAAATATGGTTGAAGGAGGAACGATTGATGGGATTGGACATGCACTTTATAGTGAAATGGCTTTTAAAGATGGGAAGCCGCAACAAAGCAATTTTGATACTTATAAATTAATTAGACATAAACAGGCTCCTAAAAGTATAGAGGTATATTTTGTAGACAATGGAATCGATCCCACGGGATTAGGAGAGCCTCCATTTCCTCCCATTCAGGGAGCTTTGGCAAATGCGCTTTATAAAGCTACTGGGAAGAGGTTTTACAAGCAGCCATTTATCAATGAGTTACAGACTATAGAGTCTGAATTGAAAACTTAG
- a CDS encoding winged helix-turn-helix domain-containing protein yields MKQIRIKCWVEDEGEKLFGPGPNELIKKIHKEGSLSKAAVVMNMSYKKAWDLIQRLNQHSEKPLVILKKGGSHGGGAEVTANGLEVVAEYDRLEKEITDLISRQDLLKLLK; encoded by the coding sequence ATGAAGCAGATCCGCATAAAGTGCTGGGTAGAAGATGAAGGAGAAAAGTTATTTGGTCCTGGACCCAATGAATTGATCAAAAAAATTCATAAGGAAGGCTCGCTATCAAAAGCTGCTGTAGTAATGAATATGTCTTATAAAAAGGCATGGGATCTGATACAAAGATTAAATCAGCATTCTGAAAAACCATTGGTGATTTTGAAAAAAGGAGGTTCCCACGGAGGTGGAGCAGAAGTTACTGCTAATGGTTTAGAAGTAGTAGCTGAATATGACAGATTGGAAAAAGAAATTACTGATCTAATAAGTCGACAGGATTTACTTAAATTATTAAAATAG
- a CDS encoding cysteine desulfurase family protein translates to MPAKKKIYLDYNASTPVDPRVVKEMLPYFTEKFGNLSSDHAFGWDAAEAVENSREQISRLANCKPTELTYTSGATEAANLALFGFCQKNKNKGDHIISCKTEHKAILDTLGALENRGFKITYLNVDGDGNIDLKELENSITAETILVCLMLANNETGFIHPLKKIAQITHAKNVCIMSDITQAVGKIPIDLKDLNIDMAIFSSHKIYGPKGVGALYISKKNKIHLDPHEFGGGQERGLRPGTLNVPAIVGFGKAAEIVFFEMNSDSRRLLELRNKLETLLLKIEGAEINSKEANRLPNTTNISFKNIEGSQIFRRLNMLAVSRGSACTANTVQPSHVLLAMGVTGEQALASLRISLGKLTSLEDIEFAVAEITKTIEQLKTATA, encoded by the coding sequence ATGCCTGCTAAAAAGAAGATATACCTGGATTACAATGCCAGCACACCTGTGGATCCTAGAGTGGTTAAAGAAATGTTGCCATATTTTACCGAAAAATTTGGAAACCTAAGTAGTGACCATGCTTTTGGATGGGACGCAGCTGAAGCTGTAGAAAATTCTAGAGAACAGATTTCCAGGTTGGCTAATTGTAAGCCAACAGAACTTACTTATACTTCTGGAGCAACAGAAGCTGCAAATCTTGCATTATTCGGGTTTTGCCAAAAAAATAAAAATAAGGGGGATCATATTATTAGCTGTAAAACAGAACATAAAGCGATTTTGGATACATTGGGGGCTTTAGAAAATAGAGGTTTTAAGATTACTTATCTTAATGTTGATGGAGACGGAAATATCGATCTAAAGGAACTGGAAAATTCGATTACTGCTGAAACAATCCTGGTTTGCCTGATGCTGGCTAATAATGAAACCGGGTTTATTCATCCACTTAAAAAAATTGCTCAGATAACCCATGCTAAGAATGTTTGTATAATGAGCGATATTACGCAGGCGGTTGGGAAAATTCCGATTGATTTAAAGGATCTGAATATTGATATGGCAATTTTTTCATCGCATAAAATTTATGGTCCTAAGGGTGTTGGCGCACTATATATATCCAAGAAGAATAAGATACACTTGGATCCTCATGAATTTGGTGGCGGTCAGGAGCGGGGCTTACGTCCCGGAACTCTGAATGTCCCAGCTATCGTGGGCTTTGGGAAAGCTGCTGAAATTGTTTTTTTTGAAATGAATTCAGATTCCAGGAGATTACTTGAATTGCGAAATAAATTGGAAACACTTTTATTAAAAATTGAAGGAGCGGAGATTAATTCAAAAGAAGCAAATCGATTACCGAATACCACAAATATTAGCTTCAAAAATATCGAGGGAAGCCAGATATTTCGAAGACTGAATATGCTCGCTGTTTCACGAGGTTCAGCCTGTACGGCAAATACTGTCCAGCCTTCTCATGTGTTATTGGCGATGGGTGTAACAGGAGAACAGGCATTAGCATCTTTGCGCATAAGCCTTGGAAAACTTACGAGTTTAGAAGATATAGAATTTGCAGTTGCCGAAATTACTAAAACAATTGAACAGCTTAAAACCGCAACCGCATGA
- a CDS encoding XdhC family protein — protein MRELDVIVAQYNTLKRAGTESVLATVVHVEGSSYRRAGARMLVDEFGNITGAISGGCLEGDALRKALHAMHQQKNKLVTYDTSEEDDALIGAQLGCNGIIQVLFEYLDFKNEFNPCEILKTLISKDQKLAIVVQFNLDKSQDQPGTKFFINEDLQLSGEKPEKQVLDLIIKEGELSLKNDKPHFAEISIKDKTHHFFIQNYKPPVKLVLVGAGNDAQILAQQTELLGWDVIVTDGRPTHANKERFASSCQVIVSKPEETLSNIRIDALTCFVLMSHNYNYDLAVLKLLMNKNEIPYIGILGPRKKFERMRTDLRKEGFELNADRLVKIHAPVGLEIGAETPAEIGLSILAEIQSVLTGKSARPLKQKETPIHDKKENHFKEIQL, from the coding sequence ATGAGAGAATTGGATGTGATTGTCGCTCAATATAATACTCTGAAAAGGGCTGGAACCGAAAGTGTTTTAGCTACGGTGGTCCATGTTGAAGGTTCTTCTTACCGAAGAGCGGGAGCAAGAATGTTGGTTGATGAATTCGGCAATATTACCGGAGCTATCAGTGGTGGCTGCCTGGAAGGAGATGCACTAAGAAAAGCTCTTCATGCCATGCATCAGCAGAAAAACAAACTGGTGACTTACGATACTAGCGAGGAAGATGATGCCTTAATTGGAGCGCAATTAGGATGTAACGGGATCATTCAGGTTCTTTTTGAATATTTAGATTTTAAGAATGAGTTTAATCCTTGCGAAATACTTAAAACTCTTATTTCCAAGGATCAGAAACTGGCGATCGTAGTACAATTCAATTTAGATAAATCACAGGATCAGCCGGGAACGAAATTTTTCATCAATGAAGATTTACAATTAAGTGGTGAAAAACCTGAAAAGCAAGTCCTGGATCTAATTATTAAAGAAGGTGAATTGAGCCTTAAGAATGATAAACCACACTTTGCTGAGATTTCTATTAAAGACAAAACCCACCATTTTTTTATTCAGAATTATAAGCCACCGGTGAAGTTAGTACTTGTTGGTGCCGGGAATGATGCGCAGATCCTGGCTCAGCAAACTGAATTACTTGGTTGGGATGTAATTGTGACCGATGGGCGCCCAACTCACGCAAATAAGGAACGTTTTGCCAGTTCCTGCCAGGTAATTGTTTCTAAACCTGAAGAAACCTTATCGAATATCAGGATCGATGCCCTTACTTGTTTTGTTTTGATGAGTCATAACTACAACTATGATCTGGCTGTATTAAAATTATTAATGAATAAAAATGAAATTCCATATATCGGAATATTGGGTCCACGAAAGAAGTTTGAAAGAATGCGGACCGACCTGCGCAAGGAAGGTTTTGAGTTAAATGCTGATCGGTTGGTCAAAATTCATGCTCCGGTGGGATTGGAAATAGGAGCTGAAACCCCTGCAGAGATCGGACTTTCTATTTTAGCTGAGATTCAATCGGTTTTGACTGGCAAGAGCGCAAGGCCATTGAAGCAAAAGGAAACTCCTATCCACGATAAAAAAGAAAATCACTTTAAAGAAATTCAGCTTTGA
- a CDS encoding nucleotidyltransferase family protein, which produces MIGNKKIGVLILAAGASSRLGFPKQLVEFKGKALLQRMMELVNSLSFDSNILVLGSSAEKIRSQVKPGNVKVIVNENWEEGMASSIKFGLTKTLENEKKLDHLLILLSDQALVSKEQIQELIDLQINKNSSATFSEYDGDIGVPAIFSSSLFSDLQKLKGDHGAKKMIYKKGFQYETLKLNEANFDVDTKNDVELLKKMEE; this is translated from the coding sequence TTGATAGGGAATAAGAAAATAGGAGTTTTGATCCTGGCAGCAGGTGCTTCCAGTAGACTCGGGTTTCCGAAGCAATTGGTGGAGTTTAAAGGAAAAGCTTTGTTACAGCGTATGATGGAGCTGGTTAACTCTTTATCTTTTGACTCAAATATTTTGGTGCTTGGATCAAGTGCAGAAAAAATCAGATCCCAGGTTAAACCGGGAAATGTAAAAGTAATTGTGAATGAAAACTGGGAAGAAGGAATGGCTTCCAGTATAAAGTTCGGTTTAACCAAAACCTTGGAAAATGAAAAGAAATTAGACCATTTACTTATCCTGCTTTCAGATCAGGCATTGGTATCAAAAGAACAAATTCAAGAATTAATAGACCTTCAGATAAATAAAAATAGCAGTGCCACTTTTTCAGAATATGATGGAGATATTGGAGTTCCGGCGATTTTCTCAAGCAGTTTATTTTCAGATTTACAAAAACTGAAAGGAGATCATGGAGCTAAAAAAATGATTTATAAGAAAGGGTTTCAATATGAGACTCTAAAATTAAATGAGGCGAACTTTGATGTGGATACTAAGAATGATGTGGAATTATTAAAGAAGATGGAAGAATGA
- a CDS encoding MoaD/ThiS family protein, whose amino-acid sequence MKLTLRYFGMIAEATGRTEEVLNVSDQITLYDLKDQQIKKYKIQDPEAVQLAINQDLNLKSELKEGDEVAFLPPFAGG is encoded by the coding sequence ATGAAACTCACTTTAAGATATTTTGGTATGATCGCAGAAGCTACCGGTAGAACCGAAGAAGTTCTGAATGTTTCAGATCAAATCACTTTATACGATCTCAAAGATCAGCAAATAAAAAAATATAAAATTCAAGATCCTGAAGCTGTTCAGCTTGCCATAAATCAGGATTTGAATTTGAAATCAGAACTAAAAGAAGGTGATGAAGTAGCATTTTTGCCGCCATTCGCAGGAGGATAA